In Candidatus Poribacteria bacterium, the DNA window ATCTTCCGCCATAGGTTTATAATATCCTGAAGCAAAAAGGTAACCATCGTGGCGGATTGGCCACGTGCGCTTCATTTCATTCATGCCACTTTCAGGATTGGGCCATAAGTACTCAATCCAGTGTCCTGTCCCCGTTGCCTTGGCGATCTCTGCCCCTAAAGCCGATCCATCAAGTCCCATGACATCCTTCAGATCCGTTCCTACCAATTCCTGCATCGGTGCATGCGAAACGAAGGTATCATTTGCATCCGTGATGAACACATACCACTGTCCGTCAACACTTGCCGGGGCGTTGTAGTAGGCTGCCGTAGCATCGAGCCCTTCAGATTCATAACGTGCGACCGCTGCCAAGACAAAGGCGTGCGCAAATGCCTCTGGATCATCTTTTGAGTCTATAAGAATCGTCGCGGGATCAGGACTCCACGGTTCATAGTACCCGGAAGCGAAAAGGTAGCCATCGTGACGAATCGACCACGTACGCTTCTGTTCTAATTTGTTAGTTTCTGGATTAGGCCACAAGTACGCAGTCCAACGTCCATCTTCTGTCGCCATAGCGATCTCTAAACCTGTTAGTGCCCCGTCAACTCCAGAAATCTTGGTTATATCTCTACCAACGAATTCGGGTTTCGCCGGATGCGCGACATAGATATTATTTTCATCAGCAATGAACACATACCACTGCCCGTCAATACGCATTGGGTCATTGTAATAGGCTATCGCCTCGCTACCTTTTGTTGTGTAGAGATCGACCGCTCCTTGCACAAGAGCAACTGCAAACGCCTCCGGATCATCCATTGTCGGCATCTCAGTCGGTGTGACGGCATCCATCATCGATTCCGTCATC includes these proteins:
- a CDS encoding cache domain-containing protein gives rise to the protein MRNFLLILLMIGLTTVSITGCDRPMTESMMDAVTPTEMPTMDDPEAFAVALVQGAVDLYTTKGSEAIAYYNDPMRIDGQWYVFIADENNIYVAHPAKPEFVGRDITKISGVDGALTGLEIAMATEDGRWTAYLWPNPETNKLEQKRTWSIRHDGYLFASGYYEPWSPDPATILIDSKDDPEAFAHAFVLAAVARYESEGLDATAAYYNAPASVDGQWYVFITDANDTFVSHAPMQELVGTDLKDVMGLDGSALGAEIAKATGTGHWIEYLWPNPESGMNEMKRTWPIRHDGYLFASGYYKPMAEDSVSLTEDAVSVVEDSMPAGN